The following are from one region of the bacterium genome:
- the dnaK gene encoding molecular chaperone DnaK (heat shock protein 70; assists in folding of nascent polypeptide chains; refolding of misfolded proteins; utilizes ATPase activity to help fold; co-chaperones are DnaJ and GrpE; multiple copies in some bacteria), which yields GPKHLNVKISRSKFEALCEDLLKRLDDPCRTALKDAGLSANEIDDVILVGGMTRMPAVQARVKAIFGKDASKNVNPDEAVAIGAAVQAGVLQGDVKDVLLLDVTPLSLGIETYGGVATKLIEKNTTIPTRKSQVFSTAADNQPAVSIHVLQGEREMAGDNKTLGRFELVGIPPAPRGVPQIEVTFDIDGNGIVHVSAKDLGTGKEQSIQITASSGLTDEEIDQMVKDAEANADEDKQRREKVEARNGLDSLVYSTEKQVAELGEQLSAEERGSVDTALENAKKALEADDLEGIKNATEELTTAAHKVSEMVYKKAAEEQAASSADGGAGAGSSNGASDSGAQSNAADDDVVDADFEEVRE from the coding sequence GGTCCAAAGCATTTGAACGTGAAAATTTCACGTTCAAAGTTTGAGGCGCTTTGTGAAGATTTGCTCAAAAGGCTTGATGACCCGTGCCGAACTGCGCTCAAAGACGCAGGTCTTTCTGCTAACGAAATAGACGATGTTATTCTTGTTGGGGGGATGACTCGGATGCCGGCGGTTCAGGCTCGAGTAAAGGCAATTTTTGGGAAAGATGCTTCGAAGAATGTGAATCCAGATGAGGCAGTAGCCATCGGTGCCGCAGTGCAGGCGGGTGTTCTTCAGGGAGACGTGAAGGATGTTCTCCTTCTTGATGTTACTCCTTTGAGTCTCGGTATTGAGACCTACGGCGGAGTGGCTACGAAGCTTATCGAGAAGAACACTACGATTCCAACGCGGAAGAGTCAGGTGTTCTCTACTGCGGCGGATAATCAGCCAGCAGTTTCAATACATGTGCTGCAGGGTGAGCGAGAGATGGCAGGGGATAACAAGACTCTTGGTAGATTTGAGCTTGTTGGTATTCCACCGGCTCCAAGAGGAGTGCCGCAAATTGAGGTGACTTTCGATATTGATGGAAATGGGATTGTTCATGTATCCGCGAAGGATCTCGGAACTGGAAAGGAGCAATCGATTCAGATTACCGCAAGCTCTGGTCTTACGGATGAAGAGATCGATCAAATGGTGAAAGACGCTGAGGCGAATGCTGACGAGGATAAACAGCGAAGAGAGAAAGTTGAAGCAAGAAACGGACTTGATTCGCTCGTGTATAGCACAGAGAAGCAAGTTGCTGAGCTTGGGGAACAGTTATCAGCGGAGGAGCGCGGGAGCGTAGATACTGCTCTTGAAAACGCAAAAAAGGCGCTTGAGGCTGACGATCTTGAAGGCATTAAAAATGCGACAGAGGAGCTCACCACGGCAGCGCATAAGGTTTCTGAAATGGTCTACAAGAAGGCTGCAGAAGAACAGGCAGCTTCTTCTGCAGACGGTGGAGCTGGGGCTGGCAGCAGTAATGGAGCAAGTGATTCTGGGGCACAGAGTAACGCAGCGGACGATGATGTTGTTGATGCAGACTTTGAGGAAGTGCGGGAGTAG
- the dnaJ gene encoding molecular chaperone DnaJ, translating into MSKKDCYELLGVSRSASQDEIKKAYRKLAIKYHPDKNQGDKASEEKFKEVTDAYSVLSNPEQRQQYDQFGWAAFEQGAGGGFSGDFSGFEDLFGDIFQSFFGGDIRRGGSRGYPGQDLKYNLEVDFEEAIFGAEKEIEIQRHVTCGTCSGDGTAPGTTRERCQQCRGQGQVGVQQGFFTIARTCPVCQGSGEIVRTPCETCKGAGLQAKPAKIKVKVPAGIDHGQRLKLRGEGESGTQGGPPGNLYVQILVKEHPIFERDESELFCEIPITYVAATLGTEIEVPTLEGKEKIRIPSGTPSGKVFTLRQKGVPKLGSSQRGNLHIRFVVHVPKKLGERQRALLEELRTLDGDLPIEEEKSFFEKLKEKLL; encoded by the coding sequence GTGTCCAAGAAAGATTGTTACGAGTTGCTTGGAGTTTCTCGTTCGGCGTCCCAAGATGAGATCAAGAAGGCGTATCGCAAGTTAGCTATTAAGTATCATCCAGATAAGAACCAGGGAGATAAGGCCTCAGAAGAGAAGTTCAAAGAGGTGACGGATGCGTATAGCGTTCTGAGCAATCCAGAGCAGCGTCAGCAGTATGACCAGTTCGGTTGGGCCGCGTTTGAGCAGGGGGCAGGCGGTGGCTTTTCGGGAGATTTCTCTGGCTTTGAAGATTTATTCGGAGACATTTTTCAGTCTTTTTTTGGTGGAGACATTCGCCGAGGGGGGTCACGGGGATATCCCGGTCAGGATCTGAAGTATAATCTTGAAGTAGATTTTGAAGAAGCAATCTTCGGTGCTGAAAAAGAGATCGAAATACAGCGCCATGTAACCTGTGGAACATGCTCGGGGGATGGCACGGCACCGGGAACAACTCGCGAACGGTGTCAGCAGTGTCGTGGACAGGGACAGGTTGGCGTTCAACAAGGATTTTTTACAATCGCACGTACCTGTCCCGTATGTCAGGGGAGTGGCGAAATCGTTCGGACGCCATGCGAAACGTGCAAGGGTGCAGGACTCCAAGCAAAACCAGCAAAGATTAAAGTAAAGGTGCCGGCTGGAATTGATCATGGGCAGCGCTTGAAGTTGCGAGGCGAGGGGGAATCCGGGACTCAAGGGGGACCTCCAGGAAATCTTTATGTTCAAATACTCGTTAAGGAACACCCAATTTTTGAAAGAGATGAGTCCGAACTCTTTTGTGAAATTCCCATCACGTATGTTGCGGCAACCCTTGGTACCGAGATCGAAGTTCCTACTTTGGAAGGGAAGGAGAAAATACGCATTCCTTCGGGAACACCATCGGGGAAAGTTTTTACGCTTCGCCAGAAAGGAGTGCCAAAGCTTGGCTCCTCGCAGCGAGGGAATCTTCATATTCGATTTGTTGTTCATGTGCCAAAGAAGTTAGGAGAGCGTCAGAGAGCTCTATTAGAGGAACTGCGTACTTTAGATGGTGACCTGCCTATTGAGGAAGAGAAGAGCTTTTTTGAGAAGCTAAAAGAGAAACTCCTCTAG